In the Xanthobacteraceae bacterium genome, TCTTCGCGCGCGTCCGCTCGCGATGCAGGAGATAAATCCCGGCCGTAACAACCAGTAACATGCCAAGAATTGAGATACGGTCCGGCCACTCTGCGAATACGAAGATGCCGCCGATCACAGCGAACAGCAGATTGAAATAGCGAAACGGCGAAACCACAGCCATGTCGCCCGAACGGAACGCCAGAAACGCGAAGGCGTGCGCGCTGACCAGAAACGCTGACGACGCGATGGTCACGGCCAGCGGATAGGCCGCGGGCCAGACCCACTCTCCCCAGGGACCGATGGCGAATGGCCGCATCAGTGGTGCAAGGATGAGTGCAATCACGATGCCGACCAGTGAAGTCGCAAGCGACACCACGAACGGCGGCGCGCTCGCGCCGATCTTGCGCGATTGCATGTCGCGCAACACCGTAAGCAGCGTGGCAATCAGCACGATGAAAGCGACCGGTTGAAAGCCGGCGCCGCCGGGTTTGATGATCAGCATAACGCCGCAGAACGCAGCGATGGCCGCCAGCCAGCGCCGCCAGCCCACTTGCTCGCGAAACAGCCAGACGCCAACGATCATGCCGACGAATGGTCCGAACTGCATGATCGAGGTGACGGTCGCAACCGGCAGAAAAAAGTACGCGGTGATCAGCACCGGCCCGACCAGCGACTCGATAATGCTGCGGATCACGACATAACGGTTCGTGATTGTCGGCAGCGTTCGCGCGCCGTGAACCGCGCAGACCAGAGCGAAGGCGAAGATCGACGCGAAGATGCCGCGGATGGTGAGGATCTCGGGAACCGGAAGATACTGGACCGCGACCTTGTTGCAGATGTCGTTCCCCGCGAACGAGGCCGACGCGCAGATCATGTAGAAAATGCTCCGCATGTTCGCGGAGAGCGGATGGGCGTCCGTTTGCTGGGTCACGAATGAAAACTTGTTTGGCCGCCGGGCAGGGCGCTTAGCCGCCGGTATGGCTCATGTGGCGGCGAACGGCGGGTTGCTTGGTGCGGCGGTCGATGACGAAGTCATGCCCCTTCGGCTTGCGCGCGATGGCGTTCTCGATTGCCGTGTAGAGCAGGTCGTTCGAGGACGAGGCGCGCATCGGCGAGCGCAGGTCGGCGGCATCTTCCTGGCCGAGACACATATAAAGCGTGCCGGTGCAGGTGAGGCGCACCCGGTTGCAGCCTTCGCAGAAGTTATGGGTCAGCGGCGTGATGAAGCCGAGCTTGCCGCCGGTTTCCTTCAGGCGGACGTACCGCGAAGGACCGCCGGTGCGGTAATCGGTCTCTTCCATCGTGAATTTTTCGGCGAGGCGCGCGCGTACCAGCGACAGCGGCAGGTATTGATCGACGCGCTCCGCGCCGACATCGCCGAGCGGCATCACTTCGATAAGGGAAATGCACATGCCGCGGCCGTGCGCCCATTCGATCAGCGCGGGAATTTCGTGCTCGTTGTCGTCTTTCAGCGCGACCGCGTTGATCTTGATGTGGATGCCGGCTTCCTGCGCGGCGTCGATTCCGGCCAGCACCTTCGAGAGGTCGCCCCAGCGCGTCAGCGCCTTGAACTTGGCTGGGTCGAGGGTGTCGAGCGAGACGTTGATGCGCTTGATGCCGTAGCCCGCCAGCTCTTTCGCGAAGCGCGCGAGTTGCGAGCCGTTGGTGGTCAGCGTCAATTCATGCAGCCTGCCGCTGTCGAGATGGCGCGAGAGCGAGCGGAACAAGGTCATGATGTCGCGCCGCACCAGCGGCTCGCCGCCGGTGATGCGCAGCTTCTCTACCCCGCGGTCCACGAACGCCGTGCAGATGCGGTCGAGTTCCTCCAGCGTCAGCAGGTCCGGTTTGGGGAGGAACGTCATGTGCTCGGACATGCAATAGACGCAGCGGAAGTCGCAGCGGTCCGTAACCGACACGCGCAGATAGCTGATCTGGCGCCCAAAAGGGTCTACCAGCGCGGGGGAAGTCGAGGAATTCCCCGGAATCGGACGAAAATCGTTCATCGGGCGGCTTTTTTGGCGGGTTTTCTTACGATTTTGAGCATTTCCCGCAGATTCCCAGTGACTTTGGCCAAGATTATCGTGCGCGTAAAGCCGCAACGCGGCATGGCTTGCCGTACCCATGCATATAGGTAGGTTCGCCGCCGGAGACATTGATGACCGACAATAATCTTCCTTGGCCGACGGAAATCCGGCTGCTTGGCGACCGCAGCGGCATTGCGGTGACTTTTGACGACGGCAGGTCGTTCACGCTGCCGGCGGAATATCTGCGCGTCGAAAGTCCGAGCGCGGAAGTGCAGGGCCACAGCCCGGACGAGCGCCAGACTGTGCCGGGCAAGCGCAATG is a window encoding:
- a CDS encoding DMT family transporter, producing the protein MTQQTDAHPLSANMRSIFYMICASASFAGNDICNKVAVQYLPVPEILTIRGIFASIFAFALVCAVHGARTLPTITNRYVVIRSIIESLVGPVLITAYFFLPVATVTSIMQFGPFVGMIVGVWLFREQVGWRRWLAAIAAFCGVMLIIKPGGAGFQPVAFIVLIATLLTVLRDMQSRKIGASAPPFVVSLATSLVGIVIALILAPLMRPFAIGPWGEWVWPAAYPLAVTIASSAFLVSAHAFAFLAFRSGDMAVVSPFRYFNLLFAVIGGIFVFAEWPDRISILGMLLVVTAGIYLLHRERTRAKKPAAT
- the moaA gene encoding GTP 3',8-cyclase MoaA, with the protein product MNDFRPIPGNSSTSPALVDPFGRQISYLRVSVTDRCDFRCVYCMSEHMTFLPKPDLLTLEELDRICTAFVDRGVEKLRITGGEPLVRRDIMTLFRSLSRHLDSGRLHELTLTTNGSQLARFAKELAGYGIKRINVSLDTLDPAKFKALTRWGDLSKVLAGIDAAQEAGIHIKINAVALKDDNEHEIPALIEWAHGRGMCISLIEVMPLGDVGAERVDQYLPLSLVRARLAEKFTMEETDYRTGGPSRYVRLKETGGKLGFITPLTHNFCEGCNRVRLTCTGTLYMCLGQEDAADLRSPMRASSSNDLLYTAIENAIARKPKGHDFVIDRRTKQPAVRRHMSHTGG